Part of the Cryptosporangium arvum DSM 44712 genome, ACCCCTGACAGCGCCCGTTCATCACCCGGGTACGCCGGCGCAGACCGTCCATCCCGGACGGCGGGATCACCGACGAACACGCGTCGCGGATCTCCCCCCGGGTCACCCGCTCGCAGAAACAGACGATCCGCCCGTACTCCGGGTCCGCGGCGATCGCGGCCCCGTCCTGGTACGGCCTCGGGTACGCCTCGCCCAGGTTCGGCATCCGGGGCGGCGGTGGCAGCTCGGCCCGCGGCTCCAGCGGGAGCGAACCCGCGAGCAGTTCCCCGACGTGCTCGGCGATCGCCATGCCCGCGGTCAGCCCGGTCGACCGGATGCCGCCGACCAGCACGTACCGCTGCGACACGTCGACGTCGATCAGGTAGTCGCCGCGATCGATCGCCGCGCGCAGTCCCGCGTACGTCGCGGTCACCTCCTCGTCCAGCAGGCGGGGCATCAGCGCCAGCCCCTTCGCGCGCAGGAACTCGAAGCCCGCCGACGACGTCCCGGTCGCGGTGCGGTCGTCCAGGTCCTCGGCGGTGGGCCCGAGCATCACGTTGCCGTAGATCGTCGGGCTCACCAGCACGCCCTTGCCGACCTTCGACGGCACCGGGAGCACGATCACCGGCACCATCGGCCGGGCGAGCTTGTCGAAGACCAGGAGCTCACCGCGGCGCGGCGTCACCGTGAACCGGGAGAAGCCGAACAGCCCGTCGACGACGTCGGCGCCCAGGCCGGCCGCGTTGATCACCCAGCGCGCGTGGACGTCTCCGGCGGTGGTCTCGAGCCTCGTCGAGGTCTCCCCCACCGACGCCGAGAGCACCCGGTGCCCACGCAGCAGCGTCACGCCCCGGTTCACCGCGTCGGTCGCCAGCGCGAGGTTCGTCGTCCACGTGCAGATGATCGACTCGCCCGGCACGCTCAGCCCGCCGAGCGCGCCCGGCCCCAGGTCCGGCACCCGCCGGTACACCTCGTCGGCGTCGACGAGTTCGGTGGCGTCGTACCCGTTCTGCCGGGCTTTGCGCGCTAATCCGGGCAGGGCCTCGCGCTGCTCGGGATCCCAGGCGACGAGCAGCGCGCCGGTGCGCTCGACCGGGATGCCGGTCTCGGTCGCGTACGCGCCCAGCAGCGCGTACCCCCGGGCGACCAGCCGCGACTCCAGCGTTCCCGGCGACGCGTCGAACCCGGTGTGGAGGATCGCCGTGTTGGCTTTGCTGGTGCCGTCGCCGACGTCGTCGCGGGCTTCGAGCAACGCGACCGAGAGCGAGGTGCCTCCGAACAGCCGGGCGACGGCGGCACCGACGATGCCGCCGCCGAGGACGGCGAGGTCGTAAGTCACGGGTGCAGGATCTCCTTCGAAGCGGATACGGCGGCGTGCCACCGCGCGAGGTGGGCGGCGGCGCGGTCGGGCGTCCACCGCGGTTCGAACGTGGCCGACGGCTGCCAGCCGCTCACGACGTCGGACACCGCGGCGGCCGGGTCGAGCGCGAGGCGCGCGCACGCCGCGGCCCCCAGCGGCGTGGCGTGCGGCGACGGGTAGACCTCGACCGGGAGCTGGGCCAGGTCGGCCTGCGCCTGCATCAGGACGCGCGACCGGGTGAGGCCGCCGTCGACACGCAGCCGGGTGAGCGGGGAGTCCAGCAACCCGATCAACGCCGTGACCTGGGCCGCGATGCCCTCCAGCAGGGCGAGGACCAGGTGGCCGGGGCCGTGGTCGAGGCGCATCCCGGTGAACGAGGCGGTGGCCGACGAGTCCCACCAGGGTGCGGCCAGACCGGCAAGCGCCGGGACGCAGAGCACCCCGTCCGAGGCCGGCGCCGCGACCGTGTCCAGTGCGGACGCCCCATCGATCAGGCCCAGGTCGGTGAGCCAGCGCACCGCGGAGGCCGCGGTGTAGACCTGGCCGTCCAGGCAGTAGGACGACTCGCCCCGCAGCGTCCACGCCACCGAGGTGGCGAGCCCGGCACGCGAGCGCACCGCCGTACCACCCAGCTGGGCCAGCAGGAACGCCCCGGTGCCGTAGGTGCACTTGGCCGTGCCGACGTCCAGGCACGCCTCGGCCAGCAGCGCCGCCTGCTGGTCGACGATCAGCCCGGTGACCGGCACCTCCCCGCCGAACGCCGAGGTCGTGCCGACGATCGTGTCCGAGGCGACGATCTCCGGCAGTTCCTCGGCGCCCAGCCCGAACGCGTCGACCAGATCCGGGCTCCACGTCACCGCGTCCACGTCGACGAGAAGCGAGCGGCTCGCGGTCGAGGAGTCGGTGACGAACGCGCCGCACAACCGGTGCACGAGCCAGGTGTCGGTGGTCGTGACCACGCCGTCGGTACTCAGCGTGTCCCGGATCCAGCGCATCTTCGGCGCGGAGAAGTACGGGTCGAGCACGAGCCCGGTCCGCGCGGCCACGGCCGGGGCGAGTCCGGCCAGCGACGCGCAGACCGCGGCCGAACGGCGGTCCTGCCAGACGATCGCCGGCGTGAGCGGTGCGCCGGTCGCGCGGTCCCAGGCCAGGACGGTCTCACCCTGGTTGGCCAGCGCGACCGCGTCGAGGGTTCCGCCGGCCCCGGCCGCCGCGCGCCGTCCGGCGGTGAGGACCGAGTCGAGCAG contains:
- a CDS encoding NAD(P)/FAD-dependent oxidoreductase; amino-acid sequence: MTYDLAVLGGGIVGAAVARLFGGTSLSVALLEARDDVGDGTSKANTAILHTGFDASPGTLESRLVARGYALLGAYATETGIPVERTGALLVAWDPEQREALPGLARKARQNGYDATELVDADEVYRRVPDLGPGALGGLSVPGESIICTWTTNLALATDAVNRGVTLLRGHRVLSASVGETSTRLETTAGDVHARWVINAAGLGADVVDGLFGFSRFTVTPRRGELLVFDKLARPMVPVIVLPVPSKVGKGVLVSPTIYGNVMLGPTAEDLDDRTATGTSSAGFEFLRAKGLALMPRLLDEEVTATYAGLRAAIDRGDYLIDVDVSQRYVLVGGIRSTGLTAGMAIAEHVGELLAGSLPLEPRAELPPPPRMPNLGEAYPRPYQDGAAIAADPEYGRIVCFCERVTRGEIRDACSSVIPPSGMDGLRRRTRVMNGRCQGFYCGAEVRALLEARR
- a CDS encoding FGGY family carbohydrate kinase; this encodes MRILAIDQGTSGTKAIVVDGAGRVLAIAEEPLHPRYLDGGGVEQDPVALLDSVLTAGRRAAAGAGGTLDAVALANQGETVLAWDRATGAPLTPAIVWQDRRSAAVCASLAGLAPAVAARTGLVLDPYFSAPKMRWIRDTLSTDGVVTTTDTWLVHRLCGAFVTDSSTASRSLLVDVDAVTWSPDLVDAFGLGAEELPEIVASDTIVGTTSAFGGEVPVTGLIVDQQAALLAEACLDVGTAKCTYGTGAFLLAQLGGTAVRSRAGLATSVAWTLRGESSYCLDGQVYTAASAVRWLTDLGLIDGASALDTVAAPASDGVLCVPALAGLAAPWWDSSATASFTGMRLDHGPGHLVLALLEGIAAQVTALIGLLDSPLTRLRVDGGLTRSRVLMQAQADLAQLPVEVYPSPHATPLGAAACARLALDPAAAVSDVVSGWQPSATFEPRWTPDRAAAHLARWHAAVSASKEILHP